The genomic stretch GCATCCTAAAAATCTTGGATTTTTATGAAATCAATGATATTTCGTTAAATAAAATGAACAAAAAGTTTCAAGTTATTCTCCAAGGCATAGTTTGTATATTTATCTAAAATGATGTTTAAAACACATATGTTGTTTAGTTATTTAATATGTTTAATTAGTTTAAGTATTCTTAATCCCAAAAATGTTTTTGGATTTATGATCTTATTTTTAGTCGCTGGTGCGTTTCCTGATATTGATCATCCGAAAAGTAAAATCGGAAAAAAAGTGAAAATCATTGCTTTTTTGTTTGAGCATCGAGGTTTTTTTCATTCTTTAATTGCTGCAATATTATTTTCAATTGGCGCATATTATTTATTTGGTGGAACAGAATATTCTTGGGCCATATTTTTGGGATATAGTTCGCATTTAATTTTAGATTTATTATCTCATCAAGGAATTATGCCAATTCATCCATTTTCAAAATTTAGACTTTCAGGCGTATTTAAAACAGGAGGATTTTTTGAATGGATATTATTTGTTAGTTTAATATTTTTTGATATATATTTTTCGATTAAGTATTTTTTCTGATTTTGATTTGTATTTTGTAGTTTTTTAAAAATTGATTTTTACTGAACTTTTTAGTTTCATAGTTGTTCAACTTCACAATTGTATAAACCGTAAACTTTAAAAAGAATGAAATTATTCTTTATATAAATATGAATATAAAAGAAGAGAGACTTGCAAGAGGACTTAGTGCGAACTCTCGCAGACAGATTCTAAAACTTATTTCAGACCAAGAATTAACAGTAAAAGATATTGCGCAACAAACAAACATGAGTGTATCATTAACTTCTAGACATTTAACATTACTTTATGATTTAGGTTTTTTAAATTTAAGAATAAAGCATCCAAACAAGTTCTATTCATTAAAAATTAAGGAATTAAAAGATTTATTGAAAGTTTATGATAAGGTAATTAAAAAACTATGAACTCAATTAATTTGAAACAAATTAGTGAAAGCCAAAAATTGGCAATGGTTTTAATAGTTACATTACTTATTGGTATTGGTGGAATTCTTAGTATAAATTTAAATTCAACAAATGTGGGAGTTGCGTCTGAAAATAACAATAATTTGTTTTCAGATTCAATTAATAGTTTCTTTTCTAGTAAAATGGGATTAACTGGATATTCCGTAAAAGACTCAGGAATTTTAGATGTTGGGGTTGATGATAGCAGCGAGAATGAAAATTTGTTAGAGGTTCAAGGAGAATGGACTGGTTGTCAATCAGGGCCTATATTAACTCCTGGAATTTTTACATTAACTCAAGATGATACTACTACTGAAACTTGTTTCCTTATAAGTACTGATGATTTGTGGATAGATTGTCAAGGGCACACGTTTACTAATGATCTGGGAGATTCAGGTGTTTATGTAAGTAATAGCAGGGATAATATTTCAGTTTTTAACTGTACTTTTATTAATTTTAGTTCTGGTGTAGATATTCATGGAGCGAGTATTGGCTCAAATATTTCTTATGTAAACATTTATAATTCAGTATATGGAATTAAATTAGGATCAACTTCGGGAGGAGTTACAAATAGTTATTTTATTAATAATCAAATCATAAATACAACTCAAGAAGCAATTAAATTTGATTCATTTGAAACAAATACTGGAAATTATTTTATTAATAATTATTTACAAAATTTTTCAAAAGGCTTTTTAATTGTTTCTGAGGATTCTGCAATAAATTATTTTTATAATAATCAATTAATTAATGGAACTATATTTGGATTTCAATTTGGTCAAAATACTACTTCCATATTGATAAATAATACAATATCAAATGTTTTACAACGAAGTTTAGAACTTAATAGTGATGCTGAAGTAGAATCAATTGATACTACCCTAATAAATGCAGGGTTATATGCAATAGATGATACAACAGATCCTGGCAATTATAGTTCACTGATTTATAATAATTCATTTGGTTTAATTAATTGGACAAAAGAAGATCTTACAATTGGCGCGTTTGATTTAGAAGTTGGTTCAACAATATTTTTAGAAGAGAATAATATTGGTTTGGCAGACTTACCGGGGCTATCATCTCTTGATTCTTTTGCACAAATAGAAATTAAGGGAGTTGATTTTACTGGGGATCCACAACTGGTTAAATTAGGAACTAATTGTAGCAGTCCAAATTGTAATGTAACGTCTTCTCTATCTGGACAATATGTCAAAGCAGATGTTAATGGTTTTAGTAATTACTCAATATATCAAGAAGAAACAACTCAAGAATATTTTACTTTTCAGATTAATACCAGTCATATTGCTGGAACTAATTTTTCATTTCAGGCCGACGATGCGAATTTAACAGTTTGGTGGAATGAAACAAACTACACAAATTACGTTGATTATGATGGACTAATGTGGCATAATTATTCTACTGAGGGAATTTACAATATTTCAGTAAATGGAACTGCATCAAGAATATCATTTTATGAAGGAACTGAAGATGCACTAATAGACATACTAACAAATGTATCAAATGGGGTTAGTGGAATTACTAGTGCTTATAGAATGTTTATGGATGCAGATAATTTTGGAATAACTCCATTAACTGAACCTAATTTCTTTGATGAGCTTTCTGAAAATATAACTACGTTGCAAAGCATATTTTCTTCATCGAGTTTTAATCAAGATGTTAGTAATTGGAATGTTTCTAATGTAATTACTATGTCTGAATCGTTTTCAAATTCGCCTTTTAACCAAAATATCGATAATTGGGATGTATCTAATGTTAAAGATATGAGTTTAATGTTTAATTATGCTCAAGATTTTAATCAAAATCTTAGCAACTGGAATGTTTCAAATGTTTTAGATATGCGCAACATGTTTTCAGGAGCATTTGATTTTAATGGAAATATAACTGATTGGGATGTTTCTAATGTAATTAATATGAATTCAATGTTTAATAATGCATTAAATTTTAATCAAAACATAAGTTCGTGGAATGTTTCTAATGTTACTAACATGGGATATATGTTTAGAAGTACTTATGATTTTAATCAAGATATTGGTTCTTGGGACGTCTCGAATGTTGAGCAAATGGATTTTATGTTTAATATTGTTTCTGATTTTAATCAGGATATTAGTGCTTGGAATGTTTCTAAAGTTACTAATATGAACTCTATGTTTAGACAATCAGAAAGTTTTAATCAAAACTTAAGTTCTTGGGATGTTTCAAATGTTCAAAATATGCGTAATATGTTTTATAATTCTGTTTTTGATCAGGATATAAGTTCTTGGAATGTTTCTAATGCGGTTGATATGAGTTATATGTTTTATGATTCTATTTTTGATCAGAATATTAGTTCTTGGGATGTGTCGAATGTAACTGATATGACACACATGTTTCAAAATTCAGATTTTAATCAAAATATTAGTAGTTGGAATGTATCTAATTTGATTGATATGGGTTATATGTTTTGGAATTCTCAGTTTAATCAAAGTATTGGTGAGTGGGATGTATCAAGTGTAACTAATATGAATAGTACATTTATTTATTCTCAGTTTGATCAGGATATAAGTTCTTGGAATGTTTCTAATGTGGTTGATATGAGTTACATGTTTTATGACTCTTTCTTTGATCAGGATATTGGTGCTTGGAATGTTTCTAGTGTGACAGATATGAGCGGCATGTTTGAAAGTTATCAATTATCTCGAGAAAATTATGATAGTTTGTTAAATGGTTGGGCTGAATTAACATTGACTGATTCAGTAATTTTTGGTGCAGGAAATTCACAATATTGTTTAGGTGAGACTGCTAGAAATTCAATATTAACAAATGAATCAGAATATAATTGGACAATTACTGATGGTGGAAAAAATTGTAGTGGTATAAGTTTTGATCCAACCAATAAGTTTACTTTTCAAATTAATACCAGTCATATTGCTGGAACTAATTTTTCATTTCAGGCCGACGATGCGAATTTAACAGTTTGGTGGAATGAAACAAACTACACAAATTACACAGATTATACTGGACTCATGTGGCACAATTATTCTGCAGATGGAATTTATAATATTTCAGTAAATGGAACTGCCTCAAGAATATCCTTCTTTGAAGGCGCCGAAGATGCACTAATTGATATTTTAACTAATATATCTTTAGGAGTTAGTGGAATTACAAATGCTGAAAATATGTTTCGTGATACAGTCAATTTTGGAATAACTCAATTAACCGAACCTAATTTTTTTGATGAAATTTCTGAAAATATAACTACTATGCAATATATGTTTTCGGGTTCTAAGTTTAATCAAGATATTAGTTCTTGGGATGTTTCAAATGTAACTAATATGTATGTCCTGTTTGGAAATTCTCCATTTAATCAAGATATCAGTAGTTGGAATGTTTCTAATGTTGGCACTATGGGCTATATGTTTTCAAATACTATTTTTAATCAAGATATTAGTTCTTGGGATGTTTCAAATGTGGTAGTTATGGCTAATATGTTTGCTAATTCTTTTTTTAATCAAGATATTAGTTCTTGGGATGTTTCAAATGTAACTAATATGTATGCTATGTTTGGAAATTCTCCATTCAATCAAGATATTGGTAGTTGGAATGTTTCAAATGTTATTAATTTGCAGTACATGTTTCAAGATTCGCAATTATCTAGAGAAAATTATGATAGTTTGTTAAATGGCTGGGCTGAATTAACATTAACTGATTCCGTGAATTTTGAAGCAGGAAATTCTCAATATTGTTTAGGTGAGGAATCAAGAAATGATACGTTGATTGATACTTATAATTGGGTTATTACAGATGGTGGAAAAAATTGTAGTGGGATCATAAATAATTTACCAATTATTAACGATTTGATATTAAATTCAACAAATAATTTAATTAATAACACGAATCAGAATTTAACCTCATATTGGACTGTTAGTGATGATGACGAAGATAGTGTAAAAAATATTACTGATTGGAAAGTTAATGGAACTTCTTTATTTATTGCAAATATTCCTTTTGAAGGGGGAAGTAATTTTTCATTTACTAAAGATTATTCTCCAATTGAAAATGAAATAATTGTTAACGGTGCAGATTGGATTAGTACTGGTGGTTTTGATGGGCGTGGCGCGTATGATTTTACCCAAAATACTGATGTTGTTTCAATTATGAGTTCTGCAAATAATGATTTAACTGGAAAATATGGAATAACTTTTTCTGTTTGGATATATCCTACTTCTTCGAGTGCGTGGTCTAGAATTTTTTATCGTAAGTGGAGTACAGTTGATGAAGATCCTTGGTCTGCGTACTCAATGTATTTTGATGATGCTGGAAAAATAGGATTTGCATTAACGCTGGATGACAATAATGCTTATGGAACTACAACAAGTTCTGCAATTCCTTTAAATCAGTGGTTAAATATTGTTGGACGCTACAATGGAACAAATATTTCTATATATGTAAATGGGGTTTTAAACAATACTGCACAAGGAAATGGATCATTAATTCCTTTAGGGGATCCAATAATTAATGGCAATATAGATATTGGTAAAAATACGTTTAAAACAACTCAAACTTTTTCAGGATTAATTGATGAATTTATGATATTTAATAGATCTTTAAGTGATGAACAGATTTTTGTAATTTATGAAAACAAATCTAATATTTTAGTTTCAGAAGAAACTACAACTGGAGAAAACTGGTCATTTTGTGTTACTCCAAATGATGGTATTGGTGATGGAAATCAAGTTTGTTCAAATGAAGTAGAAATATTAGGGGGTGATTGTGATTATTATATTAATAGTTGTGGTAACTTAAATAATCCCGGAAATTATTGTTTGACTGAGAACTTAACGAGTTCTGAAACTTGTTTAACATTAAATAATAATTCAATTACTCTTGATTGTCAAGGATATAATGTTACAGGAGATAATTCTGTTGATAATTCTCAAGGAATAACTTCTCCAGAAGGTAATTTTGAAAATGGAACTATACAAAATTGTGAAATTTCAGGATTTGAACAAGGTATTTATTTAAATAATTTTAATAATGTTTTAATTTTTAACAATACTGTTTTTAATAATTATTTTGGTCAATCAGGTGCGGGTATTTACCTATCAGGAGGGGTTAATGTTAGTCTTAGTGATAATAATATATATGATAATTATGAATATGGTATTTCTTTAAACCAAGTTAGCAATTCTTCAATTTTTAATAATTTAATTTATAATATTAGTGATGGTGCCTCTTGGGTTTCAAAAGGAATATATTCTGATGCTTCATTTAATTTAACTTTTTTTAATAATTTTATTAACTCAAGTTCTGATGGATTTTATGGTTCTGGAAATTATATTAATTTTTCAAACAATCAAATTTGGAATATGAATACGACTGGTGCGAAGTTAAATAATATTAATAACTCTATTTTGGAATATAATATTATGACTAATATGCGACCTGCTTCAACTTCAATTAGGATATCAAATCCAATAAATTTAAGTTTTAGATTTAATAATTTAACTAACGTATCTAGACTTCTCTCAATTGGTGAGACTTTAGAAAATCAAATTTTACTTGAATCAAATAATTTTAATTCTTATTATCTTTATACTTATAATATTAATTTAGGAAGTGTTTCGATTTTAGCAGATAATAATTATTGGAATGGATCTACTTGCGAACAAATAATGTCCATGGTTGATCACGATGATGATTCAAAATTTTTCTTAACTAATGTGTTAAATGATAGTTGGCCTCAAGGAATACCTGAAGATTGTGGGGAGTTATATTGTGGTCAATTCGTAAATGAGTCAAAAAATTTAACTGAAAATAGACAATGTGAACATGAATGGATAAAAATTGTTGAAGATAATATAACTATTGATGGTTTGAATAATTTAATTAACTATAGTCGAGGAACGAGAACATCAAATGGAATTACTGCTTTGAATGTTGTTAACATTACAGTTCAAAACTGTTCATTGTTGCGTCCTGATGGTTATCAACAAGATCAACCAGCAATTTATTTTGAAAATGTTTCTCAATCAGAAATTTTTAATAATTCATTTAATATTTTAGGTTATGAACATTATTCATATCCTGTTTATTTATACGAATCTCAATTAATTGACGTTTATGATAATTATATGAATACTGAATGTTATTATTGTTATGGGGTTTTCACAAAAAATTCTGATCAAATAACAATTCATAATAATACTGTTAATACTAGCATGTTAGATGCGCATGGATTTAAATCAGAATATTCAACTAATATTGATTATTTTTTAAATAATATTACTGCTAATGCTTATTTATCTGAAGGCTTTAGAATAGAAGATTCAGAAAATGTTTCAATAATAAATAATTTTTTTAATGCAACCAGTTATTCTAGCAATCCTGTAAATGCTCAAAGCACTATTAATTTAACTATTGAAAGCAATGAGTTTTTGACGCCGGGATCTGGAGGATTATCAATATCTGGAACGCAATATTCTCATTTTGATCATAATATTGCAAATAATAATACTATTGATGGTTTTTCTATTTGGGTAAATAAATCAGTACAAAATCATCAATTGAATAATGAATTATTAAATGATTTTGGGCAAGTAATTTGTTTGAACTGCGAAAATGTAAGTTATTATAATACTACTTTTGGAATTGATGGCCTTGGACTCTTTGGTGGAACCAATATAAGTTTAATTAATTCCTCTTTTAGTACAAGTACTTCTGGAAGTATTTTGGATTATACTTTAGCTAATTTTAATTTTTTAAATTCATCAATAAATGGTGCGGGACCTACTAATTATGGTTTGGTAATTAATTCTATAAATGCAACAATTCAAAATAGTTTAATTAATACAGCTGGATCGGGAGTTGATTCAATTCAAGTAAATTCAGAGGGTTTTGTAATTAATAATAGTGAAATTTTTTCAGGACCTTTAGCTTTAAGACTTAATAATGCAGATTTTTCTTTTGTAGATAATATTAATACTACTACTGTTTCTGGTCAAGGAATAGTTCTTGAATGGTCTGATTTTGTAATTATTAAGAATTCAAATATTAATTCAACTAGTTATTCTTTACGTAATTATTATTCAGATAATAATCTTTTTGAAAATTTAGATCTATATTCTGAGAGTAATTGTGGATTGTTTCTTTATGCAGGTGACGCGGAAAACTTAACATTAAAAGATTCAATCATTAAACATAATTCAGCCAATTCTGTTTGCAGTCAAGATAATAATATTATGGCCAGATTATTAAATACATCATTTAATCATTCAAAAAACTTTTCTTTTTCTAATAGTGATGGAGCAATATTTGTTGATTGGTATGTTCAATTTAATGTAACAAATATTACTGAAGAACAATTAGATTTAGCAGAAATACAAATTTTGAATGTTACTGGTGATTTGATTGAATCAGTTAATACTAATTCTAGCGGTCTTACAGAAATGTTAACTATTAGAGAATTTAATCAAACATCTTCAAATAAAACTATGATGACTCCTCATGATGTTACTATTGATTTAGCAGGATTTGAACAAGAAAATTTTATGTTAAATTTATCCGAAACTGAAAGTACATTACAAAACATAACTTTAATTCCTACTGGATATTATCAAGAAGTTAGTGAATGTGGAGTTTTAGATACTGAAGATATGTATTATAAATTAGTTGCAGATTTAGAATCAAATGAAACTTGTATAACTATTGCTGCAGAAGGAATAACTCTTGATTGTCAAGAACATTCAATAAATTATTCTATAAATGAAAGTTTTGGTTATGGGATAAATAATTCAGGATACACTGAAGTAAATATTAATAATTGCACTGTTAAAACGAGTAGTGGTTGGGGTGCAGGACCTGCGATATATTTTAATGGAAGTCAAGGTGGAATTCATAACAGTAATATTACTATGCCTGAAGATAATTCTGCAATTTATGTAGATTATCCAACTGTTAGTGTGAATATATCAAATAATTATATTTCTGCTGTGGGTGCTTCAGGGGAAGGAATTACCTTTGCAGGTTTTAATAGTTATATTGAAAATAATTTTATTGAGGTGGATGTTGTCGATGCAATACGTATAGTACAATATGGATTTGCCAATAAAATATTTAATAATACAATTTATTCTGAACTCGCAACACAAATTGGAATTAATATTGTTGATTCATATAATCAAGGAAATCCAAATGGATTAAATAATAATATTTCTTCTAATAAATTAACAAACTCTCAAATTTGGATTCAAAATTCAAATAATAATTTTTTAGAGGATAATAAAATTAATTCTACTGAATATAATAGTATTGGGCTAATTAACTCTTTTAATTTAAGTATTGATTCTTCCAATCTAGTTGAAGGATTTTCAGTTTATTATAATGAATCAATTGAAAATGAGATATTGTTAGAAAACGAAATTGTAAATGAAACATATGGTCAAATAATTTGTAATAATTGTTCAAATATAACTTATAACAATGTTACTTTTGGTAGTGATGGTATTACCTTTTTTAATTCTGCAAATATTTCAATTAATAATTCCCGCGGAATTTCTGGTGTGGGGTCATTAGTTTGGGCATATAATTCTAAAGATATAAATATAACTTTTAGTGTATTTAATTCATCTCAAGAAGAGGAAGATGGAATGTCTTTATTTTCTCTTAATTTATATCAATCAAATAATTCTAATATTTATGGTAATACTTTTATTGCTGACAAAACAGATACGTTTAGTCTATATTATTCATCAGTAAACGATGTTTTTGTTTCTAATAATTTGTTCGATTTGAATTCTTATAGGAGTAGAGGAATCAGTTGTGGTAGTTGCACTGGAGAACTTAGTTTTAATTATAACAATTTTTCTATTGGCGGAAATTATTCGCAAGCGTTTTATTATTTACCCTCGCATGCAGAAATTAGTCATAATAAATTTAATAGTTCTAATGTAATTGAAGATTTAAGTTATGTCTTAGATTCAAACATTTTTGATTCAACCAATTTAACAATTTATAATAATAGTTTTTATGGTTATTTGAGACTTATGAATTTGAGAGGATATTCATATAATGTTTCAAATAATTATTTTGATATGGATGATTCAGATCAATCACTTTTAACTCTTTCAACTAGTAATTCATTTTTTAATAACAATATTATGGGATGTCCTTCAAACTATTGTGTTCAATTAGTTGCTGGAACAAATAATAATTTCACAAATAATACCTTGATTGGGGATGATTCTATTGTGATCGATGATGGATCTGGAATTTTTATTGATGGTGAATTAAATACAACTGGAATATATTTTTCTGGGAGTGCTGCTGGTAATATTACAATCGCACAGTCAGTTTACTTTAATATTACCAATTCTACTTTGGACGGATTGGATAATTCTCAAGTTTTGGTTAATGATTTATTTGGTGCGGGAGTAATTAATGCAATGACTAATTCAACCGGTTTAACTGGTTATTATGTTTTGAATGAGTTTTTGGAAAATAAAACTGAAAGAATTAATTACTCTCCTCATCAAGTTAATGTAAGTTTAGCAGGTTACAATAGTAATAATTCTTTGGTAAACATTAGTGAACTTGAAGATTTTGAAATTCAAAAAACTCTTGAAATTTTTGTTGGAGGCAGTTTAGCAATTCAACAAAATGAACCTGCTGA from Candidatus Woesearchaeota archaeon encodes the following:
- a CDS encoding metal-dependent hydrolase: MMFKTHMLFSYLICLISLSILNPKNVFGFMILFLVAGAFPDIDHPKSKIGKKVKIIAFLFEHRGFFHSLIAAILFSIGAYYLFGGTEYSWAIFLGYSSHLILDLLSHQGIMPIHPFSKFRLSGVFKTGGFFEWILFVSLIFFDIYFSIKYFF
- a CDS encoding winged helix-turn-helix transcriptional regulator, whose amino-acid sequence is MNIKEERLARGLSANSRRQILKLISDQELTVKDIAQQTNMSVSLTSRHLTLLYDLGFLNLRIKHPNKFYSLKIKELKDLLKVYDKVIKKL